In Acidimicrobiia bacterium, one genomic interval encodes:
- the ychF gene encoding redox-regulated ATPase YchF produces the protein MARLALIGLPNVGKTTLFNALTALGAPTAAHPFSTTEPNVGVAKIPDDRLERAAVVEASAKVVHATLDLLDLPAMSPGGSSFAAQFVGRLREMDALAVVLRAFEDESVPDAESGTDPVVQAETLLLELVLADAEVFERRAGKAAKEATADASKKGSAAAIAKGSEMLVGGRPLREGVWDEGELAAFRDLAPLTLKPCVWVVNAGEDQAPEKLQSAVEAAVPPGDVVVVVSAALEEEAARLDPADRQELYEGLGLGEGALARMVQATYRALGLLSFFTVGPKESHAWTVRAGASAKEAAGKIHSDLERGFIRAEVAPIETVIESGGWDKAKAGGLIRLEGKEYPVAEGDVMVVRFSV, from the coding sequence TTGGCTCGCCTCGCCCTAATCGGACTGCCCAACGTCGGAAAGACGACGCTCTTCAACGCGCTCACCGCACTGGGCGCCCCCACGGCTGCGCATCCCTTTTCCACCACCGAGCCCAATGTCGGTGTGGCCAAGATCCCCGACGACCGCCTCGAGCGCGCCGCGGTGGTTGAGGCGTCGGCGAAGGTGGTCCACGCAACCCTCGACCTCCTCGACCTGCCGGCGATGTCGCCGGGCGGCTCCTCCTTCGCCGCCCAGTTCGTCGGGCGGCTGCGCGAGATGGATGCGCTGGCGGTGGTGTTGCGGGCGTTCGAGGACGAGTCGGTCCCCGACGCCGAATCCGGTACCGACCCGGTCGTCCAGGCGGAGACGTTGCTGCTCGAACTCGTGCTCGCCGACGCGGAGGTGTTCGAGCGCCGCGCCGGGAAGGCCGCGAAGGAGGCCACGGCCGATGCATCCAAGAAGGGTTCGGCCGCCGCTATTGCCAAGGGATCCGAGATGCTTGTCGGCGGCAGACCGCTACGGGAGGGCGTGTGGGATGAAGGCGAGCTCGCCGCGTTCCGGGACCTTGCGCCGTTGACGCTCAAGCCATGCGTGTGGGTCGTCAACGCCGGAGAGGATCAAGCGCCCGAGAAGCTGCAGTCGGCGGTGGAGGCGGCCGTGCCGCCGGGTGACGTGGTCGTGGTGGTGAGTGCGGCGCTCGAGGAAGAGGCCGCCCGGCTCGACCCTGCCGACCGGCAGGAGCTCTACGAAGGGCTCGGCCTCGGCGAGGGGGCGCTCGCCCGAATGGTTCAGGCCACCTACCGGGCGCTCGGGCTGCTGTCGTTCTTCACCGTCGGACCGAAGGAATCCCACGCTTGGACGGTCCGCGCGGGCGCTTCGGCCAAAGAGGCGGCCGGCAAGATCCACTCCGACCTCGAGCGCGGGTTCATCCGCGCCGAAGTCGCCCCGATCGAAACCGTGATCGAATCCGGGGGCTGGGACAAGGCGAAAGCCGGCGGGCTCATACGACTCGAAGGCAAGGAATACCCGGTCGCCGAAGGCGACGTAATGGTGGTGCGCTTCTCGGTGTGA
- a CDS encoding CaiB/BaiF CoA-transferase family protein: MSGPLRGIEVVEVASIGPGPFAAMVLADLGATVTRVERKGAGPPIVPDVMLRGRDASIAVDLKDPAGLEVLLRLVERSDILIEGFRPGVMERLGAGPEESLDRNPRLVYGRITGWGQEGPRAAQAGHDIDYIALAGALHPIGPADAPPPPPLNLVADFGGGGMLLVAGLLAALVERAGSGRGQVVDAAMVDGAALLTAMFHGLTAGGLWTEARGSNLLDGGAPFYRCYRTADGGFMAVGALEPQFYEVLLEGLGLSGEDLPGQYDRGGWPVLAARFAAAFAARTRADWTEVFDGTDACVAPVLSMSEAPSDPHATARRGFVELSGLHQPAPAPRFSRTRPSDPDAARPVGADAERVLALLGYDKGEVAVLLDGPVGRG; the protein is encoded by the coding sequence ATGAGCGGTCCGCTGCGCGGGATCGAAGTCGTCGAAGTGGCGTCGATCGGGCCCGGGCCGTTCGCGGCAATGGTGCTCGCCGATCTCGGGGCGACGGTGACCCGGGTGGAGCGCAAGGGAGCCGGCCCTCCCATCGTGCCCGACGTGATGCTGCGCGGCCGTGACGCTTCGATCGCCGTCGACCTGAAGGATCCCGCCGGCCTCGAGGTGCTGCTTCGCCTGGTGGAACGGTCGGACATCCTGATCGAAGGCTTTCGGCCCGGCGTCATGGAACGTCTCGGGGCAGGGCCGGAGGAGAGCCTGGATCGGAATCCCCGCCTGGTCTACGGGCGGATCACCGGCTGGGGCCAGGAAGGCCCCCGGGCAGCACAAGCGGGTCACGACATCGACTACATCGCATTGGCCGGGGCGCTCCATCCGATCGGCCCCGCGGATGCCCCGCCGCCTCCACCGCTCAACCTGGTGGCCGACTTCGGCGGAGGGGGAATGCTGCTGGTGGCCGGCCTGCTCGCCGCCCTCGTCGAGCGAGCCGGGTCGGGTCGGGGGCAGGTGGTGGACGCGGCGATGGTCGACGGTGCGGCGCTGCTCACGGCGATGTTTCACGGGCTGACCGCTGGCGGACTGTGGACCGAGGCGCGCGGGTCCAATCTGCTCGACGGGGGAGCGCCGTTCTACCGCTGCTACCGCACCGCCGACGGCGGGTTCATGGCGGTGGGTGCGCTCGAACCGCAGTTCTACGAGGTGCTCCTCGAGGGTCTGGGGCTTTCAGGTGAAGACCTACCCGGGCAGTACGACCGTGGCGGCTGGCCCGTACTGGCGGCGCGGTTCGCGGCGGCCTTCGCGGCCAGGACGCGGGCGGATTGGACCGAGGTGTTCGACGGCACCGACGCATGCGTGGCCCCCGTGCTGTCGATGTCCGAGGCCCCGAGTGACCCGCACGCGACGGCGCGGCGTGGTTTCGTCGAACTGTCGGGTCTCCACCAGCCGGCGCCGGCGCCGCGGTTCTCACGGACCCGGCCGTCCGACCCGGATGCCGCCCGTCCCGTTGGGGCCGATGCCGAGCGAGTGTTGGCGCTCCTGGGATACGACAAAGGCGAGGTTGCCGTGCTGCTCGACGGACCCGTGGGCCGCGGCTAG
- a CDS encoding cation:proton antiporter produces the protein MFSALAAGVEVSSGGSPHGIATPVSLIAIAAAAFLIPLIAGRIRVPAIVLEIGFGVVVGPVFGIIAASEPLLGFLAEFGLFLLMFLAGFEIDFTRLERQGPAQLVSGLALVGAFVAAAFFGAGFLEHESLEQRLFVTFLIGATALGLVVPALRDTRRTGTRVGQMILITAVLGEVLSLVGIVFLSVVVEKGLGIDLLSIPALLAVMLVALVVLRRAAWWHPERFERLFRSDDPAEMGTRATLALLFVFVGLSALLEIEAILGAFLAGAVFKFVFREPGGLEEQLNGFAYGFFIPIFFINVGIAFPLDELRDPAILGQALSLVVIAFVVKLVPSMLLMLRRFSAREALASGFILAGQLSVIIALADFGLDLGLLSTGLRAGAIMLVAVSAVISPVAFRFLAPPIVQTGSQASLRSRLLGGRRP, from the coding sequence ATGTTCTCCGCGCTGGCGGCCGGGGTGGAGGTGTCGAGCGGGGGCAGCCCGCATGGCATTGCGACTCCGGTGTCCCTGATCGCCATCGCGGCGGCGGCGTTTCTCATCCCTCTGATAGCGGGGCGGATTCGGGTTCCCGCCATCGTGCTCGAAATCGGGTTCGGGGTCGTCGTTGGCCCAGTATTCGGGATCATCGCCGCCAGCGAACCGCTGCTCGGCTTTCTGGCCGAGTTTGGCCTGTTCCTCTTGATGTTCCTCGCCGGGTTCGAAATCGACTTCACCAGACTGGAACGTCAGGGCCCGGCCCAGCTGGTCAGCGGTCTCGCACTGGTGGGTGCCTTCGTGGCCGCGGCCTTCTTCGGCGCAGGATTTCTCGAGCACGAGTCGCTGGAGCAGCGGCTCTTCGTCACCTTCCTCATCGGAGCGACCGCGCTGGGCCTCGTGGTGCCGGCGCTGCGCGACACCCGGAGGACCGGAACGAGGGTCGGCCAGATGATCCTGATCACTGCCGTCCTCGGCGAGGTGCTGAGCCTCGTCGGGATCGTCTTCTTGAGTGTGGTGGTGGAGAAGGGCCTGGGGATCGACCTGCTTTCGATCCCGGCGTTGCTTGCCGTGATGCTCGTCGCTCTGGTCGTCCTGCGGCGGGCGGCCTGGTGGCACCCGGAGAGATTCGAGCGGCTCTTCCGGTCCGATGACCCTGCGGAGATGGGTACCCGCGCCACGTTGGCGCTCCTGTTCGTTTTCGTCGGACTGTCGGCCCTCCTGGAGATCGAAGCGATCCTGGGGGCGTTTCTCGCCGGAGCGGTGTTCAAGTTTGTGTTCCGGGAGCCGGGGGGCCTCGAGGAACAGCTCAACGGCTTCGCCTACGGCTTTTTCATCCCGATCTTCTTCATCAATGTCGGGATCGCATTCCCGCTCGACGAGTTGCGCGATCCGGCGATTCTCGGCCAGGCGCTCTCGCTCGTGGTGATCGCCTTCGTCGTGAAGCTGGTTCCGTCGATGCTGCTGATGCTGCGACGGTTCTCCGCCCGGGAGGCGCTGGCTTCGGGGTTCATCCTCGCGGGACAGCTGTCTGTGATCATCGCCCTGGCCGACTTCGGCCTCGACCTCGGGCTGCTGTCTACGGGGCTGAGGGCGGGGGCGATCATGCTTGTGGCGGTGTCCGCCGTCATCAGTCCGGTGGCCTTTCGCTTCCTGGCCCCTCCAATCGTCCAGACGGGGTCTCAAGCAAGTTTGCGGAGCCGCTTGCTCGGCGGCCGACGGCCCTGA
- a CDS encoding glycerol-3-phosphate acyltransferase, protein MTWALLLGYLIGSIPTADLVGRLRGVDLRTAGTGNPGTANALRVVGRAAAVTILLLDLLKGAGAAIFGLAQGGDSTAVAAAVAAVAGQVLNPWFGFRGGKGLGVTGGAALVIWPVGVAVVLPVIALGAVAFRAAVGAALGILSFFLFSLLWANEGWTTLWGIAPDDTLVWFTIGIGVLTLPKFVDDLLGRGT, encoded by the coding sequence ATGACCTGGGCGCTGCTCCTCGGTTACCTCATCGGCAGCATCCCCACCGCCGACCTCGTCGGAAGACTCCGGGGCGTCGACCTGCGGACGGCCGGTACTGGCAATCCAGGGACCGCCAACGCCCTCCGCGTGGTCGGGCGGGCGGCGGCAGTGACGATCCTGCTCCTCGATCTGCTCAAAGGCGCCGGGGCGGCGATTTTCGGGCTGGCCCAGGGGGGTGACTCGACCGCCGTGGCGGCGGCGGTGGCCGCGGTGGCCGGGCAGGTGCTCAACCCGTGGTTCGGCTTCCGTGGTGGGAAAGGTCTCGGGGTCACCGGCGGAGCCGCGCTCGTGATATGGCCGGTGGGGGTTGCAGTCGTGCTGCCGGTCATTGCGCTCGGCGCAGTGGCCTTCCGGGCCGCGGTAGGTGCCGCCCTCGGCATCCTCTCATTCTTCCTCTTCAGCCTTCTGTGGGCCAACGAAGGATGGACGACATTGTGGGGTATTGCCCCTGACGACACGCTGGTGTGGTTCACGATCGGGATCGGCGTCCTCACCCTCCCCAAGTTCGTCGACGACCTCCTCGGCCGCGGGACCTAG
- a CDS encoding NAD-binding protein, translated as MRAIIVGARGATRDLLRRLSERWSVTVIDLDPELLARVQAVREVDVIEGDGSSRVVLEKARYTDADALVAASGDDEVNLEVCQLALDAGLIRVVAIAADPEQIPRYRDLGVPAFSPDSLTARQLEISLEPRRISSTAFAAGRAEALEFFIADDSPVRGMALRDIHSESWLVAAILRGEELIVPHGSTVIQTGDLVTVVGATADFSLIVRRFTAGEARFPLDFGKGVLVAFGSVSQASQVLAEALEITRNSPAEELVVAHPDLGAIREESEAAEVEAMLDEIKGSAASVDVRFHPVAGDPSQRIGAVVLEQSIGLVVVPAPSSSIIGRFRAIRMLRRAADWNRPVLFARGTHPYQRIVAPARNTPSGAAAARAAIDLAAAGRASVKAVAVVPPTFITGSDGRDEAVKALVRIREDASVHGVEVARQLREGNPVRVIESEVDGADLLVLGASDRRPTVLAPGIVGHLVLRVDISTLVVPSRR; from the coding sequence ATGAGAGCAATCATCGTCGGTGCTCGGGGGGCTACTCGGGACCTGCTCCGGCGGCTCAGTGAACGCTGGAGCGTGACGGTGATCGATCTCGATCCGGAACTCCTCGCCCGCGTCCAGGCCGTCCGTGAGGTGGATGTGATCGAGGGCGATGGCTCCAGCCGGGTGGTTCTGGAGAAGGCGCGCTACACCGACGCCGATGCGCTGGTGGCGGCATCCGGGGACGACGAGGTGAACCTCGAGGTGTGCCAACTCGCCCTCGATGCCGGGTTGATCCGGGTCGTGGCGATCGCCGCCGATCCCGAACAGATCCCGCGTTACCGGGATCTCGGCGTGCCGGCTTTCTCGCCCGATTCGCTCACCGCCCGCCAGTTGGAGATCAGCCTCGAACCCCGGCGGATCTCGTCGACGGCATTTGCGGCCGGCCGCGCCGAGGCGCTCGAGTTCTTCATCGCCGACGACAGCCCCGTTCGGGGAATGGCATTGCGCGATATCCATTCGGAGTCGTGGCTGGTGGCGGCGATACTGCGAGGTGAGGAGCTGATCGTGCCGCACGGTTCGACCGTCATCCAGACCGGCGATCTGGTGACGGTGGTCGGGGCTACCGCCGACTTCAGCCTCATCGTGCGGCGGTTCACTGCGGGCGAGGCGCGGTTCCCGCTCGACTTCGGGAAGGGGGTGCTGGTCGCCTTCGGGTCGGTCAGCCAAGCATCCCAGGTACTCGCTGAGGCGCTCGAGATAACCCGGAACAGCCCGGCTGAGGAGCTGGTGGTGGCCCATCCCGACCTCGGCGCAATCCGCGAAGAATCAGAAGCGGCCGAGGTCGAGGCGATGCTGGATGAGATCAAGGGATCTGCTGCGAGCGTGGACGTTCGCTTCCACCCGGTGGCTGGAGATCCATCACAGCGGATCGGGGCGGTGGTACTCGAACAGAGCATCGGTTTGGTGGTCGTGCCCGCACCCTCGTCCTCCATCATCGGAAGGTTCCGCGCCATACGAATGCTGCGGCGCGCAGCCGATTGGAACCGCCCGGTGTTGTTCGCTCGCGGCACTCACCCATATCAGCGGATCGTCGCCCCCGCCCGGAATACCCCGTCTGGCGCCGCCGCGGCTCGCGCCGCGATCGACCTTGCGGCCGCGGGAAGGGCTTCGGTCAAGGCGGTGGCCGTGGTGCCTCCCACCTTTATCACCGGGAGCGACGGACGTGACGAAGCGGTGAAGGCGCTGGTTCGGATTCGGGAGGATGCCTCGGTTCATGGGGTCGAGGTAGCCCGGCAGCTGCGGGAGGGCAACCCGGTGAGGGTCATCGAGTCAGAGGTCGACGGCGCCGACCTGTTGGTGCTGGGCGCGTCGGACCGAAGGCCGACGGTGTTGGCGCCGGGCATCGTCGGGCATCTGGTGTTGCGAGTCGACATCAGCACCCTTGTGGTGCCGAGTCGGCGCTGA
- a CDS encoding SMC family ATPase, with the protein MRPIELTLRGFRSYADDTTFDFTGRNLVGIVGPIGSGKSSILDAVSFALYGKTPRIAGETKTLINQRKDSLHVSLSFEVDGTVWKATRALRRNGAAAHTLYRVEDGEDHPIADKARDMGEKIEEILGLDFEAFRRSVLLAQNQFAGFLEATGTDRNKVLKGVFGFDRLDAMRQAVKARVDKLGGRMQVLADRRETAESDRKELAEKKKTLVGTDERARTLEALRGSVNQVDEVLRGAEDKRAAAATRLAALDALAGSIPDRESTEGLFRASTDADTTLTAAVGALSAAEEMAVEALSQLEAAIEAVGGRQALESAADQVARHRAAGVRAEAEAKRLAEVREAVTVAEKGRDASEAALVEALEAENVAAAAVEKADEDERAARDALHAAHTADRAHSLRSELAAGEPCPVCDQLVAKVPPKRAAAKVDAAEKAAAKATAFAAKVREARAAAHSLVAQREAARDAAIDRVTQSLAAVEQAEVATQTAVGSVTELGAVLEALLGKGDPEERLAAHRAAVSSAEKSLEAARSAEAAARKKSEEARGARDAAGKAVERLRTGLANLAGRLGAEIDIGETAAEVEAGLKAVRSHWLDAHAGADGEREQASNEAEAAHKARVELLEGAGLAAKDDIMEVAAEAAKEATALGATVAHLEKRLAEMDALAGEEADLVAQAGLLDRLLTDLLPSGFLVFVLDERRHDLADLAGAHLETLTASRYRFSDDGDFNMVDLAAADSVRAPSSLSGGETFLASLALALALAEIVAREGGRLDAFFLDEGFGSLDVEHLDLAMRGIERLVATETDRLVVLVSHVPAMREWIEDLIVLDRDGLTGATRVVEGASR; encoded by the coding sequence ATGCGGCCGATTGAGCTGACGCTGCGCGGATTCCGGTCGTATGCCGACGACACCACCTTTGATTTCACAGGTCGGAACCTGGTGGGGATCGTCGGGCCAATCGGCAGCGGGAAGTCGTCGATCCTCGATGCGGTGTCGTTCGCCCTCTACGGAAAGACCCCGCGTATCGCTGGCGAGACCAAGACGCTCATCAATCAGCGGAAGGACAGCCTCCATGTGTCCCTGTCCTTCGAGGTCGACGGCACCGTGTGGAAGGCGACGCGGGCGCTGCGCCGTAACGGAGCAGCGGCGCACACCCTCTACCGGGTAGAGGACGGCGAGGACCACCCGATCGCCGACAAGGCGCGCGACATGGGGGAGAAGATCGAGGAGATCCTCGGCCTGGACTTCGAGGCGTTCCGCCGTTCGGTCCTCCTGGCGCAGAACCAGTTCGCCGGATTCCTCGAAGCCACCGGGACCGACCGCAACAAGGTGCTCAAGGGCGTGTTCGGGTTCGATCGGCTCGACGCGATGCGGCAGGCGGTGAAGGCCCGCGTCGACAAACTCGGCGGGCGGATGCAGGTGTTGGCCGATCGGCGGGAGACGGCCGAATCGGATCGGAAGGAGTTGGCCGAGAAGAAGAAGACCCTGGTCGGCACCGACGAACGCGCCCGCACGCTCGAAGCGCTGCGGGGGTCGGTGAATCAGGTGGACGAGGTGCTGCGCGGCGCCGAGGACAAGAGGGCCGCCGCTGCCACCCGGCTCGCCGCCCTCGACGCACTGGCCGGCTCGATTCCAGACAGGGAATCCACCGAGGGCCTTTTCCGGGCTTCGACGGACGCCGACACCACCCTCACCGCGGCTGTCGGTGCCCTTTCGGCCGCCGAGGAGATGGCCGTCGAGGCGTTGTCTCAACTGGAGGCGGCCATCGAGGCAGTGGGGGGTCGGCAAGCGCTTGAATCGGCAGCCGACCAGGTGGCGCGCCACCGCGCTGCCGGCGTGCGAGCGGAAGCCGAGGCGAAGCGTCTCGCCGAAGTCCGCGAGGCAGTGACCGTGGCCGAGAAGGGGCGGGACGCCTCCGAGGCTGCTTTGGTGGAGGCGCTCGAGGCCGAGAACGTCGCTGCGGCGGCGGTCGAGAAGGCAGATGAGGACGAACGGGCCGCTCGCGACGCGCTACACGCAGCCCACACCGCCGACAGGGCGCACTCCCTCCGGTCGGAACTGGCTGCCGGCGAACCCTGTCCGGTGTGCGACCAGTTGGTGGCGAAGGTTCCACCGAAGCGGGCGGCCGCCAAAGTGGACGCTGCCGAGAAGGCTGCGGCCAAGGCAACTGCCTTCGCGGCCAAGGTTCGTGAGGCGCGGGCAGCCGCCCACAGCCTGGTGGCCCAACGCGAGGCGGCGCGCGACGCCGCGATCGACCGGGTGACCCAGTCACTCGCCGCGGTGGAGCAGGCCGAGGTCGCCACCCAGACCGCGGTCGGTTCTGTCACGGAACTCGGCGCGGTGCTGGAGGCGCTGTTGGGCAAGGGCGATCCCGAGGAGCGCCTCGCCGCCCACCGCGCCGCGGTGTCATCGGCCGAGAAGTCGCTCGAGGCAGCCCGAAGTGCCGAAGCGGCGGCCCGGAAGAAGTCAGAGGAGGCTCGGGGGGCTCGCGACGCCGCCGGTAAGGCGGTCGAGCGCCTGCGGACCGGCCTCGCCAACCTGGCCGGACGACTCGGCGCGGAGATCGACATCGGCGAGACCGCCGCCGAGGTCGAGGCGGGATTGAAGGCGGTCAGATCACACTGGCTCGACGCTCACGCCGGCGCCGACGGGGAGCGAGAGCAGGCGTCGAACGAGGCGGAAGCCGCCCACAAGGCCAGGGTCGAACTACTCGAGGGAGCCGGTCTCGCCGCCAAGGACGACATCATGGAGGTGGCGGCTGAAGCGGCGAAGGAGGCGACCGCCCTCGGCGCCACGGTCGCGCATCTCGAGAAGCGTCTTGCCGAGATGGACGCCCTGGCCGGGGAGGAGGCCGATCTGGTGGCCCAGGCGGGCCTGCTCGATCGGCTGCTCACCGATCTGCTTCCTTCGGGCTTTCTGGTGTTTGTGCTCGACGAGCGCCGGCACGACCTGGCCGACCTCGCCGGTGCGCACCTCGAGACTCTCACGGCCAGCCGCTACCGGTTCAGTGACGACGGCGATTTCAACATGGTGGATCTCGCCGCGGCCGACTCGGTGCGGGCCCCGTCATCGTTGAGCGGCGGCGAGACCTTTCTCGCCTCACTGGCCCTCGCTCTGGCCCTCGCCGAGATCGTCGCCCGTGAGGGTGGCCGGCTCGACGCGTTCTTCCTCGATGAGGGCTTCGGCAGCCTCGACGTGGAGCACCTCGATCTGGCGATGCGGGGGATCGAACGCCTGGTCGCGACCGAGACAGACAGGCTGGTGGTACTGGTCAGCCACGTGCCTGCGATGCGGGAGTGGATCGAGGATCTGATCGTGCTCGACCGCGACGGGTTGACGGGGGCCACCCGGGTGGTCGAGGGGGCCTCGCGATGA
- the dtd gene encoding D-aminoacyl-tRNA deacylase: protein MRAVVQRVTRASVTVDGLPIASIDRGLLVLVGVGTDDGDPDAVALAEKVATLRVFPDADGKMNRSVGEAGGSVLVVSQFTLLADVRRGRRPSFVGAAEPVIAEQLVELFASTIAAEGIPVSLGRFGAHMEVELVNDGPVTIPLQTSAGRVL, encoded by the coding sequence ATGCGAGCCGTGGTACAGCGAGTCACTCGAGCATCGGTCACGGTCGACGGCCTGCCGATCGCCTCGATCGACCGCGGGCTGCTCGTTCTTGTCGGGGTCGGCACCGACGATGGGGACCCGGATGCGGTGGCACTTGCCGAGAAGGTGGCGACCCTCCGAGTGTTCCCCGACGCAGACGGGAAGATGAACCGGTCGGTGGGAGAGGCGGGAGGTTCGGTGCTGGTGGTGAGTCAGTTCACGTTGCTCGCCGACGTCCGTCGCGGCCGCCGGCCATCGTTCGTGGGTGCCGCCGAGCCGGTGATCGCCGAGCAACTGGTCGAGTTGTTCGCATCGACCATCGCCGCCGAGGGCATCCCCGTGAGCCTCGGGAGGTTCGGGGCGCACATGGAGGTCGAGCTGGTGAACGACGGCCCGGTGACGATTCCGCTGCAGACCTCTGCCGGGCGGGTGCTCTAG